A genomic segment from Tessaracoccus defluvii encodes:
- a CDS encoding DUF2510 domain-containing protein: MARKKMWVEYPDDGELSGDRDTPGAKSALVRDADNKLITHAKLYDDEDYDDDASVTGSTGSDVDAGGLVLGLLGVAGLVAVAVVGASRRRQDRAHELPAEPLGSMDASASTVATPPVSAPAGWYDVGQDRLRWWDGQAWTEHVHVGNPRVGAPAGWYDDGSGRERWWDGHMWTGVFQPLHTTVTRSPEPHTWEQRSHSVVSPSPGSITMTKAEWQERVRTMIIARSISEMQWRSLSQARIEDADAELLMWQAELQKLTPQQFSAQLDRTLAADPGLNSQVVSAATPGWYDDGSGYQRWWNGQAWTDAAEFAPNAVQPRAIAQRGALAEPLPSTPAGWYNDGAGRQRWWDGQRWTEYYA; encoded by the coding sequence GTGGCGCGCAAGAAGATGTGGGTCGAATACCCCGACGATGGCGAACTGTCGGGCGACCGAGACACCCCCGGCGCCAAGAGTGCGCTGGTTCGGGACGCCGACAACAAGCTCATCACGCACGCAAAGTTGTACGACGATGAGGACTACGACGACGACGCTAGCGTCACGGGATCCACCGGTTCGGATGTCGATGCCGGCGGGCTCGTCCTTGGCCTGCTCGGTGTCGCCGGGCTGGTCGCTGTCGCAGTTGTGGGCGCCTCTAGGCGCCGGCAAGACCGCGCCCACGAACTGCCTGCGGAGCCTCTCGGCAGCATGGACGCGTCAGCCTCTACGGTCGCGACTCCGCCAGTGTCCGCACCCGCGGGATGGTACGACGTCGGACAGGATCGCCTGCGCTGGTGGGACGGGCAGGCGTGGACAGAGCACGTGCATGTAGGAAACCCCCGAGTCGGGGCTCCCGCGGGCTGGTACGACGATGGCTCCGGACGCGAGCGCTGGTGGGACGGGCACATGTGGACGGGGGTCTTCCAGCCCTTGCACACTACCGTGACGAGATCCCCCGAGCCCCACACCTGGGAGCAGCGCTCGCACAGCGTGGTGTCCCCCTCGCCAGGGTCGATCACGATGACCAAAGCGGAGTGGCAGGAACGCGTCCGCACAATGATCATCGCCCGCTCGATCAGCGAGATGCAGTGGAGGTCCCTATCCCAGGCGCGCATCGAGGATGCAGACGCCGAACTGCTCATGTGGCAAGCCGAGCTCCAGAAGCTCACGCCGCAGCAGTTCTCCGCCCAACTCGACCGGACACTCGCAGCCGACCCCGGCCTGAACAGCCAAGTCGTCAGCGCCGCCACCCCAGGCTGGTACGACGACGGCTCGGGCTACCAGAGATGGTGGAACGGGCAGGCGTGGACCGATGCGGCGGAGTTCGCCCCGAACGCCGTGCAGCCGCGCGCAATCGCGCAGCGGGGTGCCCTCGCGGAGCCGCTCCCCTCGACTCCAGCAGGCTGGTACAACGACGGAGCGGGACGGCAACGGTGGTGGGACGGCCAACGCTGGACCGAGTACTACGCCTGA
- the brig1 gene encoding anti-phage DNA glycosylase Brig1, with amino-acid sequence MSSRLAAVEFWDREIGLWVKGNHRLHPDLERWRATYSGRGAGTVDMTVMPEPYIGSLAGSATPALVMLGLNPGAPAPAFQSMDGIYTQRVRETSYSNWASSGPYTDATWQQAHGRNRYHHNRLAFARRLHNDDTIQNHDLLYIELYPFHSKAVTAAITPPPTCSPGSSSIPSASSRLHLSSPSASPGFGPPHASDSATGTNCQSIGQPPAAQPTCSR; translated from the coding sequence GTGTCGAGCCGTCTTGCCGCCGTCGAGTTCTGGGACAGGGAGATCGGTTTGTGGGTGAAGGGTAACCATCGCCTACACCCCGACCTCGAGCGCTGGCGTGCGACCTATTCCGGTCGGGGAGCCGGCACCGTGGACATGACCGTGATGCCCGAGCCGTACATCGGATCGCTGGCCGGCTCGGCCACACCAGCCCTAGTCATGCTTGGACTCAATCCCGGGGCGCCTGCGCCAGCGTTCCAAAGCATGGACGGCATCTACACCCAACGTGTCCGCGAAACGTCTTACAGCAACTGGGCCAGCAGCGGCCCCTACACCGACGCCACGTGGCAACAGGCCCATGGACGCAACCGCTACCACCACAACCGGCTCGCGTTCGCTCGACGACTGCACAACGACGACACGATCCAGAACCACGATCTTCTCTACATCGAGCTCTATCCGTTCCACTCCAAGGCCGTCACCGCCGCGATCACTCCCCCGCCGACCTGCTCACCCGGTTCATCCTCGATCCCATCAGCGAGCTCGAGACTCCATTTGTCTTCGCCTTCGGCAAGCCCTGGCTTCGGGCCGCCTCACGCCTCGGACTCAGCGACGGGAACCAACTGCCAGTCAATTGGGCAACCGCCAGCCGCACAGCCCACATGTTCCCGCTGA
- a CDS encoding TM2 domain-containing protein — protein MTVLLSFFLGMFGADRFYLGKTRSGVWKLVTFGGFGYWWLFDLVLTLIGRQRDAAGHRLQGYGAYKWTVWILAGSVFAASVIAGLIGAVWTIATGADTESASTSMTALMFPLAAGIAVLAFRYRRRRSGPKPVQAPAHPRDPLPPKIRTHVEKLSALRQAYVLQAAAGTDAAAPFVSQIESLIQNVTELFRRLGSKADASQRAYAVTEYDDVLSKLAGALDRDYILDVLMNPRFWDNPAERVASVQGALRAVDRQLVDNIRQVNADRGLEFQVGVEGIRDMR, from the coding sequence GTGACGGTACTGCTGTCGTTCTTCCTTGGCATGTTCGGGGCCGACCGGTTCTACCTGGGGAAGACGCGATCAGGAGTCTGGAAGTTGGTCACATTCGGTGGGTTCGGCTACTGGTGGCTTTTCGACCTCGTCTTGACTCTCATCGGGCGTCAGCGAGACGCGGCAGGGCATCGCTTGCAGGGCTACGGCGCGTACAAATGGACGGTCTGGATCCTCGCCGGCTCAGTATTCGCCGCCTCCGTGATCGCTGGCCTCATAGGGGCCGTGTGGACCATCGCCACGGGCGCGGACACCGAATCGGCCTCCACGTCGATGACGGCGCTCATGTTCCCCCTCGCTGCGGGCATCGCGGTCCTTGCCTTCCGCTACCGGCGCCGCCGATCGGGGCCAAAGCCCGTCCAGGCTCCCGCACACCCGCGAGATCCCCTGCCGCCCAAGATCCGAACGCACGTGGAGAAGCTGTCCGCGCTGCGACAGGCGTACGTGCTGCAGGCTGCAGCCGGAACGGACGCCGCCGCCCCATTCGTGAGCCAGATCGAGTCGCTGATCCAGAACGTGACTGAGCTGTTCCGGCGCCTCGGCAGCAAGGCGGACGCTTCACAGCGCGCCTACGCCGTGACCGAGTACGACGACGTGCTTTCCAAGCTCGCTGGCGCACTCGATAGGGATTACATCCTCGACGTCCTCATGAATCCCAGGTTCTGGGATAACCCCGCGGAACGAGTCGCCAGCGTCCAAGGCGCGCTACGGGCGGTGGACCGACAGCTGGTCGACAACATCCGGCAAGTGAATGCGGATCGGGGTCTAGAGTTCCAGGTCGGTGTCGAGGGGATCCGCGACATGCGTTAG
- a CDS encoding KH domain-containing protein, whose amino-acid sequence MIRYRQQARRRVLERDLPRREPQITLRRVPGLPLEPVRRVDALLLRTQPGHVLPEPGDRPRSTDPLRHAPSPACPASRQAGPSPSARLPQTTSPTGDAHTPAARSTRPPSPPSSARSPTAWRSPHAWNYHRILTIPAQSAGSVIGRHGRTVRKLEEETGARISIDAAGAVKISAGSRDSAIVAQQRVQDIAAQRQCR is encoded by the coding sequence ATGATCCGGTACCGGCAACAGGCTCGCCGCCGCGTCCTCGAGAGGGATCTTCCGCGGCGGGAACCACAGATCACACTGCGCCGCGTCCCCGGCCTCCCACTCGAGCCGGTCCGCCGGGTCGACGCGCTGCTGCTCCGGACGCAACCTGGCCACGTTCTCCCTGAACCAGGTGATCGACCCCGTTCAACCGACCCGCTCCGCCACGCACCGTCGCCGGCATGTCCGGCGTCGCGGCAAGCAGGGCCTTCACCCTCGGCTCGACTACCACAAACGACGTCTCCGACGGGCGACGCACATACACCGGCGGCGAGGTCGACGCGACCGCCTTCACCACCGTCGTCCGCGAGATCCCCAACCGCCTGGCGATCGCCGCATGCATGGAATTACCACCGGATCTTGACTATTCCCGCGCAGTCCGCAGGGTCGGTCATCGGCCGTCACGGTCGCACCGTGCGAAAACTAGAAGAGGAAACCGGCGCGCGAATCAGCATCGACGCTGCGGGCGCTGTCAAGATCAGCGCAGGGAGCAGAGACTCAGCGATAGTGGCCCAGCAGAGGGTTCAAGATATCGCGGCTCAACGACAGTGTCGATGA
- the nhaC gene encoding Na+/H+ antiporter NhaC produces MSAEVNDPFIDHPSAPEPGTTKTRRVPTLGLALLPIAAMVVFLAVGYIWLGLAAEPLIVAATFVAGFVAIYLGWSFDEIMAAISEKLAKVMPAFLILISVGFLIGAWMIGGTIPMIIYYGLEIISPEWLALTALLVTSIVSLATGTSWGSAGTIGVAFMGVAIGLDANLALVAGAVVAGAYFGDKMSPLSDTTNLAALTTGVNLYTHIGNMIWTTGPAYLLSIVVFATAGRSAAGAGGNLESVSLINGFLDQAFNWNVLLLLPLLIVLVGSMMRKPTVPVMILASVVALINAVIFQGQTFANAVQATLSGFDLSMLEAIGLDASGAPAEVSRLLERGGMSSMMGTLLIAFCALSFAGVVARTGALDLIVEKLMNVAKSTSSLILSTIAICLVTIATTCNGQVSIVMPGEMLREAYIKRGLHPKVLSRTLEDSVTVTETLIPWTAAGAYMAGTLGVATLDYAPWAVLNWAGMIFAAIWAFTGLGIKRITPAEQDMFLNNPQAAINA; encoded by the coding sequence ATGTCCGCTGAGGTCAACGACCCGTTCATCGACCATCCGTCCGCGCCCGAACCCGGAACGACGAAGACCAGACGAGTGCCAACCCTTGGGTTGGCACTCCTGCCGATCGCGGCAATGGTCGTCTTCCTAGCCGTTGGTTACATCTGGCTGGGGCTGGCCGCGGAACCCCTCATCGTGGCCGCGACATTCGTGGCTGGCTTTGTAGCCATCTATTTGGGTTGGTCCTTCGACGAAATCATGGCCGCGATCTCGGAGAAGCTCGCCAAGGTCATGCCCGCCTTCCTCATCCTCATCTCCGTCGGCTTCCTCATTGGGGCGTGGATGATTGGCGGCACCATCCCGATGATCATCTACTACGGGCTGGAGATCATCTCACCCGAGTGGCTGGCACTGACGGCCCTCCTGGTCACCTCGATTGTGTCGCTCGCCACTGGCACGTCCTGGGGTTCGGCCGGCACCATTGGTGTCGCCTTCATGGGCGTGGCCATCGGCCTCGACGCCAACCTTGCGCTGGTCGCAGGTGCCGTCGTGGCGGGTGCCTATTTCGGCGACAAGATGTCGCCCCTGTCCGACACCACGAACCTGGCCGCACTGACGACCGGGGTGAACCTCTACACCCACATCGGCAACATGATCTGGACCACCGGTCCCGCCTATCTGCTGAGCATCGTGGTCTTCGCCACGGCTGGGCGGAGTGCGGCTGGGGCTGGTGGAAACCTCGAATCCGTCTCGCTGATCAACGGGTTCCTCGACCAGGCCTTCAACTGGAATGTCCTGCTGCTGTTGCCGCTGCTGATCGTGCTCGTGGGCTCGATGATGCGCAAACCCACGGTGCCCGTGATGATCTTGGCCTCGGTCGTGGCGCTCATCAACGCCGTCATCTTCCAAGGTCAAACCTTCGCCAACGCGGTGCAGGCCACCCTCAGTGGCTTTGACCTCAGCATGCTCGAGGCGATCGGACTGGACGCCAGCGGCGCCCCGGCTGAGGTCTCGCGCCTCCTGGAGCGGGGAGGCATGAGCTCGATGATGGGTACGTTGCTGATCGCCTTCTGCGCCCTGTCTTTCGCCGGCGTGGTGGCCCGCACCGGGGCTCTCGACCTCATCGTGGAGAAGCTGATGAACGTGGCCAAGTCCACGTCGAGTCTCATCCTGTCCACCATCGCCATTTGTCTGGTGACCATCGCGACCACCTGCAACGGCCAGGTCTCCATCGTCATGCCCGGTGAGATGCTACGCGAGGCTTACATCAAACGTGGCCTGCACCCCAAGGTGCTTTCGCGCACACTGGAGGACTCGGTCACCGTCACCGAGACGCTCATCCCATGGACTGCAGCCGGCGCATACATGGCTGGGACGCTCGGTGTCGCGACTCTCGATTACGCACCGTGGGCAGTTCTCAACTGGGCAGGCATGATCTTCGCCGCCATCTGGGCCTTCACGGGTCTGGGAATCAAGCGCATCACCCCAGCGGAGCAGGACATGTTCCTCAACAACCCACAGGCAGCCATCAACGCCTGA